The stretch of DNA CGTCGATGTGGATGGCGCGGGCCTCGGGAATCTCGTGCATCAGGTGGCGCCCGTTCATCCAGGACCCCTGCGCCCCGAGGAGGAAGTCGCGCCTCCACAGGTAGATCGACGCGTTGATGCGGTATACGGCGG from Thermodesulfobacteriota bacterium encodes:
- a CDS encoding acylneuraminate cytidylyltransferase family protein — protein: AVYRINASIYLWRRDFLLGAQGSWMNGRHLMHEIPEARAIHIDDLEEFERADLMLKHGMVRFPWLEAT